In Diceros bicornis minor isolate mBicDic1 chromosome 23, mDicBic1.mat.cur, whole genome shotgun sequence, a single genomic region encodes these proteins:
- the LOC131420600 gene encoding ral guanine nucleotide dissociation stimulator-like isoform X2: protein MKKTPGGGKQDGGKAPAPATELQPAAEAEQWAVVEVELAPALLTSPLLALEPASPLSAVLALEQGPTSAPAGVRTAELESPGPSFLVGSPSPPVLVKQREKKPNIMAFPPKLVVEQLTVMDAECKILKNSSPCTVISALQKTSTNHLKNTQRKFPWRSLKNLRSAIAKTSP, encoded by the exons atgaagaagacacctggtgggggaAAGCAAGATGGGGGAAaag ctccagcgccagctacagagctccagccagcagcagaagcagagcagtgggcagtggtggaggtagagctggctccagctctgttgacatcaccccttctagcgctggagccagcgtcccctctaTCAGCAGTGTTGGctctggagcaagggccaacatcggctccagcaggagtgagaactgctgagctggagtcacctggaccatcatttctagtgggaagtccatctccacctgtgcttGTTAAGcagcgtgagaagaagcctaacatcatggccttccctcctaagctggtggtggagcagttgaccgtgatggatgcg gagtgcaagatcctgaagaactcctcgccctgcactgtcatctctgctctgcagaaaacctccacaaaccacctgaagaacacacagcGGAAGTTTCCTT ggagaTCCCTGAAAAACTTAAGAAGCGCTATAGCcaagacaagtccttga
- the LOC131420600 gene encoding ral guanine nucleotide dissociation stimulator-like isoform X1: protein MKKTPGGGKQDGGKAPAPATELQPAAEAEQWAVVEVELAPALLTSPLLALEPASPLSAVLALEQGPTSAPAGVRTAELESPGPSFLVGSPSPPVLVKQREKKPNIMAFPPKLVVEQLTVMDAELFRKVLPSQCLVSTWGKRNKPSNEHLAPTLQATLDHIRRVASLVITPCLGDPCMRVPDRARVVEHWIQVAQVCCGRPSGAPLWSLGN, encoded by the exons atgaagaagacacctggtgggggaAAGCAAGATGGGGGAAaag ctccagcgccagctacagagctccagccagcagcagaagcagagcagtgggcagtggtggaggtagagctggctccagctctgttgacatcaccccttctagcgctggagccagcgtcccctctaTCAGCAGTGTTGGctctggagcaagggccaacatcggctccagcaggagtgagaactgctgagctggagtcacctggaccatcatttctagtgggaagtccatctccacctgtgcttGTTAAGcagcgtgagaagaagcctaacatcatggccttccctcctaagctggtggtggagcagttgaccgtgatggatgcg GAGCTTTTCCGGAAGGTgttgccctctcagtgcctggtctccacctggggcaagaggaacaagcccagcaatgagcacctggcacccactctCCAGGCCACCCTCGACCAcatcagaagggtggccagcctcgtcatcaccccctgcctcggggacccgtgCATGAGGGTGCCGGACAGGGCtagggtggtggagcactggatccaggtggcccaggtatgctgtgggaggcctagtggagcccctctctggagccttgggaactga
- the LOC131420600 gene encoding ral-GDS-related protein-like isoform X3 has translation MAFPPKLVVEQLTVMDAELFRKVLPSQCLVSTWGKRNKPSNEHLAPTLQATLDHIRRVASLVITPCLGDPCMRVPDRARVVEHWIQVAQVCCGRPSGAPLWSLGN, from the exons atggccttccctcctaagctggtggtggagcagttgaccgtgatggatgcg GAGCTTTTCCGGAAGGTgttgccctctcagtgcctggtctccacctggggcaagaggaacaagcccagcaatgagcacctggcacccactctCCAGGCCACCCTCGACCAcatcagaagggtggccagcctcgtcatcaccccctgcctcggggacccgtgCATGAGGGTGCCGGACAGGGCtagggtggtggagcactggatccaggtggcccaggtatgctgtgggaggcctagtggagcccctctctggagccttgggaactga